A single genomic interval of Armatimonadota bacterium harbors:
- the ccsA gene encoding cytochrome c biogenesis protein CcsA: MGRMNAGLRMALALLLLAGMAGVIVMAFFVVKAPPSPADGGQFNAPDATRILFFHVPCAELCSVGFLLALFYAVRYLMTRDPRHDARSMVAARLGLFFGVMALLMGMVWANAEWGAAWNWDPRETGLALALLTYMAYFALRSAVDDPEREGALAAVYAVLACPTALFLIFGLPRMMPSLHLRPGEARLPGTFGMTIGLSIMAFIGLFFWVHTLETRITLLAWKREGRLEG, from the coding sequence ATGGGAAGAATGAACGCGGGCCTGCGCATGGCGCTGGCGCTTCTGCTGCTGGCGGGCATGGCGGGCGTTATCGTGATGGCGTTTTTCGTGGTGAAGGCGCCCCCGTCGCCGGCGGACGGAGGGCAGTTCAACGCGCCCGATGCGACACGCATTCTGTTTTTCCATGTGCCATGCGCCGAGCTTTGCTCCGTGGGGTTCCTGCTGGCTCTGTTCTATGCCGTACGATACCTGATGACGCGCGATCCGAGGCATGACGCCCGTTCCATGGTGGCCGCCCGTCTGGGGCTGTTCTTCGGCGTTATGGCGCTTCTGATGGGGATGGTCTGGGCGAACGCCGAATGGGGCGCGGCCTGGAACTGGGACCCGCGGGAAACCGGGCTGGCGCTGGCCCTGCTTACGTATATGGCCTATTTCGCTCTGCGGAGCGCGGTAGACGACCCGGAGCGCGAGGGCGCCCTGGCGGCGGTTTATGCGGTGCTGGCGTGCCCGACCGCGCTGTTCCTGATTTTCGGCCTGCCGAGGATGATGCCGTCTCTTCACCTGCGGCCCGGCGAGGCGAGGCTTCCGGGCACGTTCGGGATGACCATCGGCCTGAGCATAATGGCCTTCATAGGCCTGTTCTTCTGGGTTCACACGCTTGAGACCCGCATCACACTGCTCGCCTGGAAGCGGGAAGGGAGATTGGAAGGATGA